In one window of Vulpes vulpes isolate BD-2025 chromosome 1, VulVul3, whole genome shotgun sequence DNA:
- the C1H19orf81 gene encoding putative uncharacterized protein C19orf81 homolog, with the protein MQVRGLGRPVKSSKQYLRQVIAEYEALDRELPCIRKFPIPPAAQPLCLCMETSPEEDLTHLEVLEALEAELPGAMESGRVSNIRFENMNVICGTAGRRDRWLITVTDFQTRSRLLRSGICLRGVARPLVRHDELLLADYRLHLRRSLVRQRMLEALGAEPTEED; encoded by the exons ATGCAGGTCCGGGGCCTGGGCAGGCCTGTCAAATCCTC GAAGCAGTACCTGCGCCAGGTCATTGCAGAATACGAAGCACTGGACCGAGAGCTCCCGTGCATCCGGAAGTTCCCCATACCACCCGCCGCCCAGCCTCTCTGTCTGTGCATGGAGACCTCA CCAGAGGAGGACCTTACCCACCTGGAGGTGCTGGAGGCTCTGGAGGCCGAGTTACCCGGAGCCATGGAGAGCGGGCGCGTGAGCAACATCCGATTTGAAAATATGAATGTCATCTGTGGGACTGCGGGGCGCCGGGACAG GTGGCTCATCACGGTCACGGACTTCCAGACTCGCTCGCGTCTGCTGCGCTCTGGCATCTGCCTCCGCGGGGTCGCACGCCCGCTGGTGCGCCACGACGAGCTGCTGCTGGCGGATTACCGCCTGCACCTGCGCCGCTCCCTCGTCCGGCAGCGCATGCTCGAGGCGTTGGGGGCGGAGCCGACCGAGGAGGACTGA